A genomic window from Lasioglossum baleicum chromosome 7, iyLasBale1, whole genome shotgun sequence includes:
- the Sgf11 gene encoding SAGA associated factor 11kDa, with translation MSVTEERIQELNKRFLDFMSKNENVEPATKEIYDDLLDEVLMGFVFDVHRTTKTGSSDVEEGIPDDESYAIVDSPGLDVFGQHPVKKSQECNCPNCDRGVAACRFATHLEKCMGMGRNSSRIASRRIANNSKDLSNFGGVISDDDDDVDWSLNNDKRKRRKDRNGMKRTKQQKNNQRNGENMNEHVHSSNENSPSNYENMSLEDKRILLTQICGVISEHTKKLCTRSMRCPQHTEDQRKEMRANLESGSNAQTGQDNLHVDVDTYEENDGQNLREALARWDREGSSHSSPADSTSTTSTSSISRKRETKTKGKGKGSKRDRGSPISQGD, from the exons ATGTCCGTAACCGAGGAACGGATTCAAGAATTGAACAAACGGTTCTTGGATTTCATGAGCAAAAACGAGAATGTGGAGCCGGCCACGAAAGAAATTTACGACGATCTCCTTGACGAGGTTCTGATGGGGTTTGTTTTCGACGTGCATCGTACCACGAAAACTGGCAGTTCCGATGTCGAGGAGGGCATACCCGACGACGAATCTTATGCCATTGTAG ATTCCCCGGGGCTGGACGTGTTTGGACAGCACCCTGTTAAGAAGTCCCAAGAATGCAACTGCCCGAATTGCGACAGGGGAGTCGCGGCTTGTCGCTTCGCGACtcatttggaaaaatgcatggGCATGGGACGGAACAGTTCGCGAATCGCGTCGAGACGTATAGCGAACAATTCGAAGGATCTCAGTAATTTCGGTGGCGTGAtaagcgacgacgacgacgacgttgacTGGAGTTTAAACAATGACAAACGTAAGCGTAGGAAAGACCGCAACGGTATGAAACGGACGAAGCAGCAGAAGAATAATCAAAGAAACGGGGAGAACATGAACGAGCATGTTCACAGTAGCAACGAGAATTCTCCGTCGAATTACGAGAACATGTCCCTGGAAGACAAAAGGATTCTGTTGACTCAAATCTGCGGAGTGATATCGGAGCACACTAAGAAGTTGTGCACAAGGTCTATGCGTTGCCCGCAACACACAGAGGATCAGCGGAAAGAAATGAGAGCGAACTTAGAATCTGGCAGTAACGCTCAAACCGGTCAGGATAATCTTCACGTGGACGTAGATACCTACGAGGAAAACGACGGGCAAAATCTAAGAGAAGCTCTGGCGCGTTGGGATCGTGAAGGCTCTAGCCATTCGAGTCCTGCAGACTCTACGTCTACTACGTCCACGTCTTCGATCAGTAGGAAACGAGAAACAAAGACCAAAGGCAAAGGAAAGGGATCGAAACGTGACCGTGGATCACCCATTTCACAAGGCGACTAA